A single region of the Vicia villosa cultivar HV-30 ecotype Madison, WI linkage group LG4, Vvil1.0, whole genome shotgun sequence genome encodes:
- the LOC131598411 gene encoding uncharacterized protein LOC131598411 — protein sequence MNDNIKIQVGNIRASFQKSFYEVEHAHTSPFYSNLRGSVSRAALRQIAEEWLRIDMVGTDTQKCGCTHRKVYGLPCACELGRYTLSGDAIPIEAIHIHWRKLSMEGNQDIDADDGSEIDMTNAIDEIWKMWRSSDVVGKRALKSRVCEIAYPSTTKMCPPPEKIKTKGGVKKKGKRPVGYDVYRDPSGYEYVDQSHLSSQKSSKRLYSQLSQTSKNREFDKYIVQFPDYIRPFIDDIVDVRDDGNCGFRAIASLHGYGTDGWSMVRRDLEKEIIGPRSKLYEDLFGQRLPTVRSSLVIETLGQQPPNKWMTLPELGYVIANRYNVVLVSLGHLSLSYFPMTSAHSPNASIYCIGFVNGNHWVQVNMNEGFPLPPVTTDWTKYRTKDATSWMVGFAGRLQHWQRLMPILPKHVSLD from the exons ATGAATGACAACATCAAGATACAAGTGGGCAACATTAGAGCTTCATTCCAGAAGAGTTTTTATGAAGTTGAGCATGCACATACTAGTCCTTTTTATTCAAATTTGCGTGGTTCAGTATCAAGAGCTGCATTGAGGCAGATTGCTGAAGAGTGGTTGAGGATTGACATGGTGGGTACCGATACGCAAAAGTGCGGATGTACTCATAGAAAAGTATATGGGTTACCATGTGCTTGTGAGTTAGGGAGATATACATTGAGTGGTGATGCGATACCAATAGAGGCTATTCATATTCATTGGAGGAAACTAAGTATGGAAGGAAATCAAGATATAGAtgcagatgatggatcagaaataGACATGACAAATGCAATTGATGAAATTTGGAAAATGTGGAGGTCATCAGATGTTGTCGGAAAAAGAGCATTAAAAAGCAGAGTGTGTGAGATTGCTTATCCATCTACAACAAAGATGTGTCCACCGCctgaaaaaattaaaaccaaaggaGGGGTTAAGAAAAAAGGGAAGAGACCTGTGGGATATGATGTTTATCGTGATCCTTCAGGATATGAGTATGTTGATCAATCACATTTGAGttctcaaaaatcttcaaagagGTTATATTCACAACTATCCCAAACCTCAAAAAATAGAGAATTTGATAAATACATTGTACAATTTCCAGATTACATCAGACCatttattgatgacattgttgatgTAAGAGATGATGGAAATTGTGGTTTTAGAGCCATTGCATCTTTGCATGGTTATGGCACAGATGGATGGTCAATGGTTCGTCGGGATTTGGagaaagagattataggtcctagaAGCAAGTTGTATGAGGATTTATTTGGTCAACGCCTTCCAACAGTGAGATCATCGTTAGTGATAGAAACTTTAGGTCAACAACCACCAAATAAATGGATGACGTTACCTGAGTTGGGCTATGTAATAGCTAATCGGTATAATGTTGTTCTCGTCTCTTTAGGTCACCTTAGTTTGAGTTACTTTCCTATGACGAGTGCACATTCACCTAATGCATCCATTTACTGTATCGGCTTTGTCAATGGAAATCATTGGGTTCAG GTAAACATGAATGAAGGATTCCCGTTGCCACCTGTCACAACTGATTGGACGAAATATCGCACAAAAGATGCAACTTCTTGGATGGTAGGATTTGCCGGGCGGTTACAACATTGGCAACGGCTAATGCCTATACTACCAAAACATGTCAGCTTAGATTGA
- the LOC131600429 gene encoding large ribosomal subunit protein eL31-like isoform X2, with product MVEKTGAGRKEEVVTKEYTINLHKRLHECTFKKKAPKAIKEIRKFAQKAMGTNDVRFDDKNDDEDAKEELYSLVTVVEIPKE from the exons ATGGTGGAGAAGACCGGCGCCGGTAGGAAGGAAGAGGTGGTTACCAAAGAGTACACCATTAACCTCCATAAACGCCTCCATGAATG CACATTTAAGAAGAAAGCTCCAAAAGCCATCAAGGAGATAAGGAAGTTTGCCCAAAAAGCAATGGGAACCAATGATGTTCGTTTTGACGACAA AAATGATGACGAGGATGCGAAGGAAGAGCTCTACTCTCTTGTTACTGTTGTTGAAATCCCCAAGGAATAG
- the LOC131598412 gene encoding uncharacterized protein LOC131598412 has protein sequence MYGYSGLLHFKFSQPDIPFVGVDPPLKKCDVAQTCVDTTDVFVTGQKFATREEAISWIKDVGIRNKVTVIIARSDIKTGKRGRSDKLIFGCDRGGKYKKTDSETQSASKRCGCPFKIRSTPSKDGSGWKIDVKCGVHNHGLPDRFEGHAFVSRLNTDDKQHIVDLTKRHVPPRHILLSLQERDPENVTRITQIYKHKSKIQKDIRGPRTEMQQLLKLVEESGYVYWSRKKDESEVVRDIFWAHPDSVKLLNIQRLFVG, from the exons ATGTATGGGTATTCCGGTTTGTTACATTTCAAGTTTTCCCAACCGGATATCCCCTTTGTGG gtGTGGATCCTCCTTTGAAGAAATGCGATGTAGCTCAAACATGTGTGGATACAACTGATGTTTTTGTAACTGGTCAAAAATTTGCTACAAGAGAAGAGGCGATCAGTTGGATTAAGGACGTTGGAATCAGGAATAAAGTAACAGTTATAATAGCTCGTTCAGATATCAAAACAGGCAAGCGAGGAAGAAGTGATAAATTAATATTTGGTTGTGATAGAGgtggaaaatacaaaaaaacagaTAGCGAAACCCAAAGTGCTAGTAAGAGATGTGGTTGTCCTTTCAAAATCAGGTCAACACCGTCGAAAGATGGTTCTGGATGGAAGATCGATGTAAAATGCGGAGTACACAACCACGGCTTACCTGATAGATTTGAAGGTCATGCTTTCGTAAGTCGACTAAATACAGATGATAAGCAACATATTGTTGATTTGACAAAACGCCATGTTCCACCAAGACACATATTATTGTCATTGCAAGAGCGTGACCCGGAGAATGTCACTCGGATCacgcaaatatacaaacataagaGTAAGATACAAAAAGACATAAGGGGTCCTAGAACAGAAATGCAACAATTGCTCAAGTTGGTTGAAGAATCAGGTTATGTTTACTGGAGTAGGAAAAAGGATGAGTCagaagttgtgagagatattttttgggcACATCCAGATTCAGtgaagttgttgaatat ACAGAGACTTTTTGTTGGGTAA
- the LOC131600429 gene encoding large ribosomal subunit protein eL31-like isoform X1 — protein MVEKTGAGRKEEVVTKEYTINLHKRLHECTFKKKAPKAIKEIRKFAQKAMGTNDVRFDDKLNKAIWSQGIRSVPRRIKVRISRKRNDDEDAKEELYSLVTVVEIPKE, from the exons ATGGTGGAGAAGACCGGCGCCGGTAGGAAGGAAGAGGTGGTTACCAAAGAGTACACCATTAACCTCCATAAACGCCTCCATGAATG CACATTTAAGAAGAAAGCTCCAAAAGCCATCAAGGAGATAAGGAAGTTTGCCCAAAAAGCAATGGGAACCAATGATGTTCGTTTTGACGACAAGTTGAACAAGGCTATATGGAGCCAGGGAATTAGAAGTGTCCCTAGAAGAATCAAGGTACGGATTTCTCGCAAGAGAAATGATGACGAGGATGCGAAGGAAGAGCTCTACTCTCTTGTTACTGTTGTTGAAATCCCCAAGGAATAG
- the LOC131598410 gene encoding protein MAIN-LIKE 1-like: MSQPDNPTRGFPFLIDRSRITQPLVVRRRGGAIDGMRQRGRQRREADGEGAAPEVDPQHPAFPGGPTDTSLLVRYQRHVAYHLWLGEERRPKPTLKVAAHGSKLIGWVPAMLPRQMENWLVASGLSSLQHTSLSRVDTHLLSAFVERWHPETSSFHIPFGEMTITLDDVSCLLHVPIRGQLVDPDVVVTDYDAIHLAVELFGVSLSDATEEASAVRGPYYKLDWLKQVFEQQRGANNFTGAMRAYMMLLLGCTILADKTFTLVEAKYLPLLRDLNNCGSYCWGAAALVTLYRYLGDASFYSCKQLGGYASLLQCWIHEYFPTVGKRGTSGLFGIDSPMARAMKWEYRQGTQKVADIRAMLDQLTPHDIAWRPFEDHRVHRPFDDICLYRGGLKWFGTVVLYLPDRCLRQFGYRQYIPTAPPNVDTLDVDVEWATYRQSVLQVTRAHDDPPAVFATIPYETDDDYLAWYYTVSHPILRAPRGDQPMEVPVPVYDEGPSDPRLSYISHELHHYLQRHQAVPEDEQFLEIFRALRLAQGGPLPREGPITYDHESD; this comes from the exons ATGTCTCAGCCGGATAACCCAACGAGGGGGTTTCCGTTTCTTATAGACCGTAGCCGGATAACCCAGCCTTTGG tggtTCGAAGAAGAGGAGGTGCGATCGACGGAATGCGTCAAAGAGGAAGACAACGTCGAGAGGCAGATGGCGAGGGAGCTGCTCCTGAGGTTGATCCGCAACATCCGGCATTTCCCGGAGGACCTACGGATACATCATTATTGGTTAGATATCAGAGGCACGTTGCATATCATTTATGGTTGGGCGAG GAGAGACGACCAAAGCCGACCTTAAAGGTTGCTGCACATGGTAGCAAATTAATAGGATGGGTTCCGGCAATGCTCCCAAGGCAGATGGAAAATTGGTTAGTTGCATCTGGCCTTTCATCTTTGCAGCATACTAGTTTGTCGAGGGTAGATACGCATCTATTATCTGCTTTTGTTGAGAGATGGCATCCTGAAACATCGTCATTTCATATTCCGTTCGGCGAGATGACCATCACGCTAGACGATGTTTCTTGTCTTCTTCATGTACCGATTAGGGGCCAGCTGGTTGACCCCGATGTTGTTGTCACCGATTATGATGCCATCCATCTAGCTGTTGAGTTGTTTGGTGTTTCACTGAGTGATGCAACTGAGGAGGCTTCTGCTGTAAGGGGTCCTTATTATAAATTAGATTGGTTGAAGCAAGTTTTTGAGCAACAAAGAGGGGCGAATAACTTTACAGGCGCTATGAGAGCATACATGATGTTGCTATTAGGTTGTACCATTCTTGCCGACAAGACGTTTACTCTTGTCGAGGCAAAATATCTTCCACTTTTGAGAGATTTGAATAATTGTGGAAGCTATTGCTGGGGGGCAGCTGCACTGGTTACTCTGTATAGATACTTAGGGGATGCCTCATTTTATTCATGCAAGCAGCTTGGCGGTTATGCCTCTCTTCTTCAG TGTTGGATTCATGAGTACTTTCCAACTGTTGGAAAGAGAGGTACTTCTGGGTTATTTGGCATTGATAGTCCGATGGCTAGGGCGATGAAATGGGAGTATAGGCAGGGGACGCAAAAAGTGGCTGACATCCGAGCTATGTTAGATCAGTTGACTCCTCACGATATTGCCTGGCGCCCTTTTGAGGATCATCGGGTGCACCGTCCTTTTGATGATATCTGTTTGTATCGGGGTGGTTTGAAGTGGTTTGGTACTGTAGTTCTATATTTACCCGACAGATGCTTGCGTCAGTTTGGATACAGACAGTACATACCGACTGCTCCTCCTAATGTAGACACACTTGATGTGGATGTTGAGTGGGCTACATATAGGCAGAGTGTGTTGCAGGTGACCCGAGCCCACGATGATCCCCCAGCTGTGTTTGCCACCATACCATATGAGACAGACGATGATTATTTGGCGTGGTATTATACGGTGTCACATCCTATATTGAGAGCACCAAGAGGTGATCAGCCGATGGAGGTACCAGTGCCTGTCTATGATGAAGGACCGTCAGACCCGAGATTATCATATATATCTCATGAGCTTCATCATTACTTACAGCGTCATCAGGCTGTTCCTGAAGACGAACAGTTTTTGGAGATATTTAGAGCACTCAGACTTGCACAGGGCGGACCATTACCTAGGGAAGGTCCAATTACTTATGACCATGAGTCTGATTGA